The sequence CTACGCTCATTGTCTCAGTCATCCACCCGCAGAGCAAAAAAGGATCGTTATTGCATATGAAAGAAAAACTCTGGATGCTGTTGCATGTTTGGAGCACCCACCACCACCACCAGTTAAACAGGTAAGAGCCAATAGCATAACCAGAGCAAATGGGTAGCTCACTCATTCGCTTTGTTTCTGCTTTAGATTTCTGCAGTGTTTTGTTGTACAGGTAAGAATTAAATCAAAAGAATTCCGGTGGTGTATAACGAGATGGCTAAGGTGATCGCGGAAAAAGGTACAAATAGCGCAGCAACGGCAGGAAGGGCATCATTCAACGATTGAACGTTAGAGAGACAGGACTACGTAGTTTTAGCAAAActtgaattaaaattttaagaaattaaaGTCATAAAAGTGCATATCGcaagaaaatattacaaaaataataaacatggCACTTGGCAGCGTCACAACTAGCAACAACAATCATCATCATCCGTATCTAAGACAGACGTTGCAACAAAATTTGTTGAGcacaaaaaacaatatttatcagcaacaaccacaactacAAAGCAAACCGCGTGCTATTGCACCTGCGCTAACAACACTCAACGCTGCAGTGCGTAAAACTGCCAGTGAAAAATTGTATGGTGGCGCTATTGGCACTACACTCGATTCCAACAATCCAGCGGTGGTGCGACGTAACGCGCGTGAACGTAATCGCGTCAAGCAAGTCAATAACGGTTTTACGTATCTACGGCAACATATACCACCAGCGATTATTGCCGACTTGAGCAATGGACGCCGTGGCATTGGGCCGGGTGCACATAAGAAACTATCCAAAGTGGACACTTTACGTATGGCCGTCGAATATATACGTCGTTTGAAGCATGTCATTGATGAAGTGGATGGAAAGTGTAGTAGCGAGAAGCGGCCATCTAATGCATGGGAACATATGGCGTTAAGTGCGACAAATTCACCGCCACCAACGCCACCCAAAGCAGGCTTAAATACACAAAGCGCGATATttgctgataaaatgcaacaacaatttcaAATGCCTAGCAATACAGAAATTTTaacgcagcaacaacaaaatcaacTCATCAATTTCAAATATGAACAAAcgcaattacaacaacaacaatatttcaATCAATATCATCCCGCTTTAATATCACCAGCTGGCTCCGTTAGCTCCAATCAAAGTTCCAGCGATTGCAACGAATCAGATGCGCTATCACTCTACAGTCACTCGCCAAATACTTTGACCTATCAACAATTTACTTTGCCCTTTCAAATGAAATATGAGCAACAGTATAATGAGGAAGAAGTGCCAGCGAATAGTTCAGGTGATGAAGAGGATTTGCTTGAGTATATCTCACTGTGGCAAGATGAAGCGTGAAACCTTTTGAGCAGCTGTTCGAGACGAGAAACTCTGCCCACCGTAATCAACCAATGACTGAAACGTGTATTACCTCATTTGAAATTTGTTAGTATTATTTATATGTGAACTATTTATTGAAGTGAACTATTATTGTACCAATTAGTGTTAAAATATTGTGTCTGCATTAGCTGTAATTAATtggtttatttatattaagttttaATTTAGTAATGGAAGACAATGATTTAAATTAATACGCGTAGTAGATAAGTTGCAAACCAATGGAGGACTCTGAATATACctgagaaaaaaatatttaaacaaaacttTTGTTGTATTTTCTTATGAATTCTTGGCTTTAGTAAGGTCGTTCTTAAAGTACGGAGTCGAGGTAAGTTTTGAACATGGCTTACTGGAAATTTCCCCACAAGGTCTTTGAATGTGAAATATCACATGCCTcttattgatttatttttttttgcaaccgAGGCATCCAGAGTGCCTTTTTATAGAAGACTGGAGTTGGAGTAAgaaaattttgaatcagctaTGAATGTACATCTAAAATGATATGTAGTTTGCATCTTCAACTTAGAAGACGCTGTGCTAATGTAATGGCCCACAAAAGGGATAGCCTTAGGATTTAGTCACTCGATTTAGTCACGAAGTACTTACTCGCTGTCATTACTTCACGAATAATCGAGAATACATATATAGGATTTCGTCTATTAAACTGCGAAAGTAGTAtgagcttagaaatcaaacggagaataactgttgccaacaaatgctactttggactatgtaagCAATTGAATAGTAAAAAGTattctctcgacgaacaaaaattacaCTCTATATGTCTCTCAACATAACATTCCTGATGCATGGCCCTTAGAGTATTCGAGAGATAAGTTTTCCCGAAAATGAATGGTTTGCTACTTGTCGATGGCGAGTATTGAAAGAAGTATGTATAATGATGAGTTATTGGAGCTCTAAGCAGATATGAACAAAGTGCAATTAATAAAAGCCCAAAGACTGTCATGCGAATAGATGAAAACGTTCCGACTTAGAATGTATTCCTTTCGGCGCCCgaattcaaaataaaagtaagaaGCAGTCTGCAACTCAGTTGGTAGCGGCAAGTGAAAGAAAACTTGATTATTAAAAACTGACGTCAGCTATCGCGAAACTGCAATAGCtagcgtgacttgttacgcaacggcTGAAATCATTGATGTAAGCACTTTCGGTGTAGGTATAGGTAGATAATTGCTGTGTTAAATGAGTATAGACATACAGAGAGTGAGAGAAAGTGGTCGTGTCGGTACCCGTACCATACACCTTCCTCAAATAAAGGCCAAGAAGAGCAAGAGATCCTACATATATGATCTATTGGAAGATAAgctaaaaattagtaaaataggtGTGCGATATAATATGAAAAACGTACATCTTTGATCTTATCCCTAATTTGtttgcataaaaaattaaataaataaatgtaaggcacgataacctccgaagagatctaaggcggagcttctcttccaacttgcgtcgtgctcctcttgattttccctacaaactggccggacgggacctacatactttatgccgactccgaacggcatctgcaaggcagatgagttttcactgagagcttttcatggcagaccctgcaaaaatcgcaagtactccatgcatgcatgctatggaccaaccgagtgctccaaaattaatcacaattcatacaaaaaatatggtccaattaacattgcgatgtcctatgactggaccatatactccacctCCGCataacatcagagtaatccatggaatACACACagcccaataaacatcgtgtagtgattaaaatggttaaaaacgagcaatgatcggcttacaatatgttcgtgtagaaacatgagttggtccattgccgCATTACAGTGGTAAtactggtaagtactccagtagaccacatgatccaacgagtTTTGCAGgggaaatacacccagagcgcttgccaaacactgccgaggggtgaccccgcttagaaaaattttcttctaattgaaaaaccttatttctaaaatgtttgatggtgctttgcccggggtgtgaacccagggcatacggtgcggtaggcggagcacgctaccatcaccccaCGGTGGCCATTTTGTTTGCATTTCTATTTTTAATAGGAATCGAAAAGGCTTTCTTTTCTTAAAAGCtctaatataaaattttaagataTTATAGCTAGAGTTATTTGGACATTAGCGTCATCATGATAATAGGCAATTTTAGCTGTTGTGTAAGAAATTAAGTCAGTTATTTCGTCTCTGTAATTGAACAGATCAGAAGGTAAAACGGCATTTTTTcgcgttttaatatttttttgggggGATTCTGCCCTTCTCTCTTCGCCAGAGTCTAGTGGAAGAATTAGGTTTCTTAGCTCTCTCGTAAGATTAAAACCGCTCCTTTCGTAGCTTAAATACGTCCTTTGAGAAGGTTACCAGGTAATAATTATTGTCCTTAAGGGGATTTAATCCTGTTTTGAAACTACTTGTCCTCCACCAGGTAAACTTTCAGGCATTATTCCCATCAGCACGCATCTTAAGCTATTCGCCATAATTATGTTCAGTGTCGCGTTTGTTTCTTCTAACGAGACATCTGATAGAAGTAAGGGAAAAGCCAGTTATTTGTTTAAGATGAAGAGTTTAGTTTACAGTTATTTTATTCCTCAttagcaaacaaaatttttaactaGACCTTTTTTTGACTTATATTTCATTGAAATCTTATCAATGGTAGACATTCCAATACACTAGggagcatggcggaacgatacaaggtggcagcatgggacagctgattgtaaactttttttatttgatttgatacatcaacttccggtgcagtacgattttgacagtTGTCAATcgcatttacaaaaacaaagtacatggaacttttatttatgtttgtaggtatgtcaccgtgctgtcaccttgtatcgttctgccatgcTTGGGAGAAGtgaaaaggagacaggagttaaAGGACATGCGAGAATAGAAGAGAGGTGCTGCAAAATGTCAACGGTCATGTGCAAATCTTACCATGTAAGACTTACGAAGTTTGTCATATCTTTAAAGAAGCAGGCTTGAAGCACATGATAGGCATACTAATTAGAtaatgccttctggcgtcacgtgcttataaattaggcctcgtcagtaatagcagataTAGAAAGTGCtggctgcaggaagaaatggctGAACGCATGCTGTGTTCGTGTCAAGCGCTC is a genomic window of Eurosta solidaginis isolate ZX-2024a chromosome 4, ASM4086904v1, whole genome shotgun sequence containing:
- the ac gene encoding achaete-scute complex protein T5, which codes for MALGSVTTSNNNHHHPYLRQTLQQNLLSTKNNIYQQQPQLQSKPRAIAPALTTLNAAVRKTASEKLYGGAIGTTLDSNNPAVVRRNARERNRVKQVNNGFTYLRQHIPPAIIADLSNGRRGIGPGAHKKLSKVDTLRMAVEYIRRLKHVIDEVDGKCSSEKRPSNAWEHMALSATNSPPPTPPKAGLNTQSAIFADKMQQQFQMPSNTEILTQQQQNQLINFKYEQTQLQQQQYFNQYHPALISPAGSVSSNQSSSDCNESDALSLYSHSPNTLTYQQFTLPFQMKYEQQYNEEEVPANSSGDEEDLLEYISLWQDEA